The Agarilytica rhodophyticola genome has a window encoding:
- a CDS encoding M3 family metallopeptidase: MTNPLIETHILPPFNSIQAADVVPAIEGLIKMAESGLERQLKDNKEPSWENLMAPIEARDDLISQAWSPISHLNAVKNSEELRTAYEQADQLLTSYYTGFGQNEDLFKAYSALLDSESFEQLDQPKKQALLHAVRDFKLSGVALAGEAKEEFKSIKAQLSALTTAFSNNVLDASNGWFYHLEDADRLAGLPEFLVQAAQSAAKEKELSGYVFTLDLPVYFTLISQAEDQELRRVMYEAYSTRASQEGPTAGQWDNTEIIDKIMNLRQKLAELLGYNNYAEVSLASKMAESPAQVIEFLEDLANKTRPFALQELDELQAFAKQQGLEELNAWDIPYYSEQLKLKKYNVSQEVLRPYFPLDVVQEGLFKVVKSLYGIDVKPASAQVWHDDVKYYEISKDNKKIAGFYFDLYARAKKRGGAWMADCRVRRVNDGQLQLPVAFLVCNFNAPVDDKPCLLTHSEVTTLFHEFGHGLHHMLTKMEVSAVSGINGVEWDAVELPSQFMENFCWQPEVLDFLSKHYQTDQALPKEMLANMLAAKNFQSALQMLRQLEFAIFDLRLHMEYGDKAFVGVQQLLDDVREKVAVIIPPRFNKFQNGFSHIFAGGYAAGYYSYKWAEVLSADIFAAFEEEGVFNPETGQRFLQEVLEKGGSQNAIELFKNFRGREPNAEALLKHSGLVL; the protein is encoded by the coding sequence ATGACCAACCCACTTATCGAGACACATATATTGCCGCCATTTAATAGTATTCAAGCCGCGGATGTTGTGCCGGCAATTGAAGGCTTAATTAAAATGGCAGAAAGTGGGTTAGAACGCCAGCTAAAAGATAATAAGGAGCCTTCTTGGGAGAATTTGATGGCACCCATAGAGGCACGAGATGACCTTATTAGCCAGGCCTGGTCGCCTATTAGTCATTTAAATGCGGTAAAGAACTCTGAGGAGTTACGTACAGCCTATGAGCAGGCTGATCAGTTATTGACATCTTATTACACAGGCTTTGGTCAAAATGAGGATCTGTTTAAAGCCTACAGTGCATTGTTGGACTCAGAGAGCTTTGAACAGCTTGATCAACCCAAAAAGCAAGCATTGCTGCATGCAGTTAGAGATTTTAAACTATCAGGCGTGGCCTTAGCTGGAGAGGCAAAAGAAGAATTTAAATCCATTAAAGCTCAACTCTCGGCCTTAACAACAGCATTTTCAAATAATGTTCTAGATGCGAGTAATGGCTGGTTTTATCATTTGGAAGACGCCGATAGATTGGCCGGCTTACCTGAGTTTCTTGTCCAGGCTGCACAAAGTGCTGCTAAAGAAAAAGAATTGAGTGGTTATGTTTTTACTCTAGATCTGCCAGTGTATTTTACGTTAATTTCTCAAGCTGAAGATCAAGAATTGCGCAGAGTCATGTACGAGGCCTACTCTACGCGAGCATCACAAGAAGGTCCTACGGCTGGGCAGTGGGATAATACTGAAATCATCGACAAAATTATGAACCTGCGCCAGAAACTTGCGGAACTTCTTGGCTATAACAATTATGCTGAAGTTTCGCTGGCTTCTAAAATGGCGGAATCTCCCGCGCAAGTCATTGAGTTTCTTGAAGACCTAGCTAATAAAACACGTCCTTTTGCTCTGCAGGAATTAGATGAACTTCAGGCTTTTGCCAAGCAGCAAGGGTTAGAAGAGTTAAACGCGTGGGATATTCCCTACTACTCAGAGCAACTTAAATTAAAAAAATACAATGTCTCGCAAGAAGTGTTGCGTCCTTATTTTCCCCTCGATGTGGTTCAAGAAGGTTTATTTAAAGTCGTAAAATCTTTGTACGGTATAGATGTTAAGCCAGCTTCCGCACAGGTGTGGCACGATGATGTTAAATATTATGAGATAAGCAAAGATAATAAAAAAATTGCGGGTTTTTATTTTGATCTTTATGCGCGCGCAAAAAAACGTGGCGGTGCGTGGATGGCAGATTGTCGTGTGCGCAGAGTAAATGATGGCCAGCTGCAGTTACCTGTCGCCTTTCTTGTGTGTAATTTCAATGCGCCTGTAGATGATAAGCCTTGTTTACTTACCCATAGCGAAGTTACCACTTTGTTCCATGAATTTGGTCATGGCTTACATCATATGCTAACTAAAATGGAGGTATCTGCGGTTAGTGGCATTAATGGTGTGGAATGGGATGCGGTAGAATTACCGAGCCAATTTATGGAGAATTTTTGTTGGCAACCAGAGGTACTTGATTTCCTCTCAAAACACTACCAGACGGATCAAGCACTACCAAAGGAAATGCTAGCTAATATGCTAGCGGCAAAGAATTTTCAGTCCGCCTTACAAATGTTACGTCAGCTTGAATTTGCTATATTCGATTTGCGCCTACATATGGAGTATGGGGATAAGGCCTTTGTTGGTGTGCAGCAATTATTAGATGATGTGAGAGAAAAAGTGGCGGTTATAATCCCGCCAAGGTTTAATAAGTTCCAAAATGGTTTTTCCCATATTTTTGCTGGTGGATACGCAGCAGGATACTATAGCTATAAATGGGCGGAAGTATTATCTGCTGACATTTTTGCCGCGTTTGAAGAAGAAGGTGTTTTTAATCCTGAAACTGGGCAGCGGTTTTTGCAGGAAGTATTAGAAAAGGGCGGCTCGCAAAATGCTATCGAGCTATTTAAAAATTTCCGCGGGCGGGAGCCGAATGCAGAAGCTTTGCTCAAGCATTCGGGTTTAGTTTTATGA
- a CDS encoding gamma carbonic anhydrase family protein: MPNCKSIRPYKDTLPNLGDRVFVDDSAVVIGDVDLGDDVSVWPCAVIRGDMHSIRIGARTSVQDGAVLHITHASDYNKGGWPLTIGEDVTIGHNACLHGCTVGSRVLIGIGATVLDGAEIEDDVVVAAGTLVPPGKKLESGYLYVGSPCKQARELKESEKSFFTYSAQNYVKLKDDYMAE, translated from the coding sequence GTGCCTAATTGCAAGTCTATTAGACCCTATAAAGATACCTTACCCAACTTAGGCGATAGGGTTTTTGTCGATGACTCAGCAGTGGTAATCGGCGATGTCGACTTAGGAGATGACGTTTCCGTTTGGCCCTGCGCAGTAATTCGTGGTGATATGCACAGTATTCGCATAGGCGCACGAACCAGTGTGCAAGATGGCGCAGTATTGCACATTACTCATGCCAGTGATTACAACAAAGGCGGCTGGCCACTAACCATTGGTGAAGATGTAACGATTGGTCATAATGCCTGCCTTCATGGCTGTACAGTAGGTAGCCGTGTATTAATCGGTATCGGTGCGACAGTATTAGACGGAGCAGAAATCGAGGATGATGTTGTTGTGGCTGCTGGCACTCTAGTACCGCCAGGGAAAAAATTAGAAAGCGGCTATCTCTATGTTGGTAGCCCATGCAAGCAGGCTAGAGAACTTAAAGAGTCTGAGAAATCATTTTTCACATATTCTGCACAAAACTACGTCAAACTCAAAGATGATTATATGGCTGAGTAA
- a CDS encoding MATE family efflux transporter — protein sequence MSNMSVPLMGLADTAMLGHLEDPLFLGAVAIGSNVIALFYWMFAFLRMGTTSITAQAIGAKAPEKAILCLTQNTSLALLIGCGLIVLQSLLVPFTLWVIASDQDLIDTAIQYCSIRIYSAPAVLISYVAMGWLIGLKNTKVPLVITISANIINVVLDYIFIIHLGLDAKGAALATLIAECASCVFALLYIWHFLNSKQWQPSRWITWKGLSENLKLGLDLMIRTLSLLFVINFFNSQSAHFGNDVLAANAILFQCVLFVAFFLDGYALAAETLTAQAIGAKNIHAFHQASIVSTLTAFLISILLSLFFILLGSNIIDLLTDIQSVADSAKKHVAWLFIVPLSNIWAYAFDGIFVGAGQTRIMRNAMLFSVLFGFLLVWWFFQFMGNHGLWLAFTIFNLSRGASLALAYISLTQKNYWLNNPYKK from the coding sequence TTGAGCAATATGTCAGTGCCGCTTATGGGCTTGGCAGATACAGCGATGCTTGGACACCTGGAAGATCCACTTTTTCTCGGCGCAGTTGCTATTGGTAGTAACGTTATCGCACTATTTTATTGGATGTTCGCATTTTTACGTATGGGGACAACCAGTATCACCGCACAAGCAATTGGCGCTAAAGCACCAGAGAAAGCAATATTATGTTTAACTCAAAACACCAGCCTAGCTCTGTTGATAGGGTGCGGGCTGATTGTTTTGCAATCCTTATTAGTCCCATTCACTTTGTGGGTAATTGCATCCGATCAAGATTTAATCGACACAGCAATACAATATTGCTCCATAAGGATATATTCAGCTCCCGCAGTACTCATTAGTTATGTCGCTATGGGGTGGCTAATTGGTCTAAAAAATACCAAAGTCCCGCTTGTTATTACTATTTCGGCTAACATCATTAATGTAGTGTTAGATTACATCTTTATCATTCACTTAGGTTTAGATGCAAAAGGTGCAGCACTGGCGACATTAATTGCCGAATGTGCTTCATGTGTGTTTGCCCTACTGTACATATGGCATTTCCTCAATAGCAAGCAGTGGCAGCCAAGCAGATGGATAACATGGAAGGGGTTAAGTGAAAACCTTAAGTTGGGCCTGGATCTAATGATCAGGACACTTTCACTATTATTTGTAATCAATTTTTTTAATTCTCAGAGCGCCCATTTTGGCAATGATGTACTGGCAGCTAATGCCATACTTTTTCAATGTGTATTATTCGTGGCATTTTTCCTCGACGGATACGCTCTAGCGGCAGAAACTTTGACGGCACAAGCGATAGGAGCAAAGAATATCCATGCATTTCATCAGGCGAGTATTGTTTCAACACTTACCGCATTTCTTATCTCTATTTTGTTAAGCCTGTTTTTTATACTGTTAGGCTCCAATATTATTGATCTACTGACAGATATCCAAAGCGTCGCTGATAGCGCAAAAAAACATGTAGCGTGGTTGTTTATTGTTCCTCTAAGCAATATATGGGCTTACGCATTTGACGGGATATTCGTAGGGGCAGGTCAGACACGCATTATGCGTAACGCTATGTTGTTTTCCGTTTTATTTGGTTTCTTACTGGTTTGGTGGTTCTTCCAGTTTATGGGAAATCATGGTTTATGGTTGGCTTTTACAATTTTTAACTTGTCAAGAGGCGCGAGCTTAGCCCTCGCTTACATATCACTTACTCAGAAAAACTACTGGCTTAATAACCCCTATAAAAAATGA
- a CDS encoding YheV family putative zinc ribbon protein has product MNKKLQKRFIAGAVCPQCAAMDTLIMFKENDEEYRECVDCGFKDKLIFKSQMGELTTRVNKTEEDIKNETQVVKLVDINSKK; this is encoded by the coding sequence ATGAATAAAAAATTACAGAAGCGTTTCATAGCGGGTGCTGTTTGTCCACAATGTGCTGCAATGGACACATTAATCATGTTCAAAGAAAACGATGAAGAGTATCGAGAATGCGTTGATTGCGGATTTAAAGATAAACTGATCTTTAAATCCCAAATGGGCGAATTGACAACTCGTGTTAACAAAACAGAAGAAGATATTAAAAACGAAACGCAAGTTGTGAAGTTGGTTGATATTAACAGCAAGAAGTAA
- the coxB gene encoding cytochrome c oxidase subunit II: MLSTSKRSLALLFATILALLPALSFGGDLQFNMTEGVTEVSREVYGLHMLIFYVCCAIGVVVFGAMFISMYLHRKSRGAKASNFHESVTLELVWTIIPALILIAMAYPATLTLKKIYNSDNAEVDILVTAYQWKWRYEYLGDEVSFFSNLSTPRSQIRNEEEKGENYLLEVDEPLIVPVNKKVRFLVTAADVIHSWWIPELAVKRDAIPGYTNAAWTFIEDEGVYRGQCAELCGKDHGFMPIEVHAVSEEKYAAWLADKKAKVAEIKAASEKTFTFEELYAQGEKAYATSCAACHGTQGEGLVGPAIKGSAIATGPVANHLDIVINGSANNPMMAAYGPQLDPVTLASIITFQRNAFGNNMGDSVQPVDIVTFKQGQ; encoded by the coding sequence GTGTTAAGTACTTCCAAGCGTTCGCTCGCTCTGCTATTTGCCACTATTCTTGCGCTACTTCCAGCGTTAAGTTTTGGCGGTGACCTGCAGTTTAATATGACCGAAGGCGTAACTGAGGTGAGCAGAGAGGTTTACGGCCTCCATATGCTGATTTTTTACGTCTGTTGTGCCATTGGTGTTGTAGTTTTTGGCGCAATGTTTATCAGCATGTATTTGCACCGTAAGTCTCGAGGTGCGAAAGCGTCAAATTTTCATGAAAGTGTGACTCTTGAATTGGTGTGGACGATTATTCCCGCACTTATCTTGATTGCAATGGCATATCCAGCAACACTTACATTGAAGAAAATTTATAACTCTGACAATGCTGAAGTGGATATCCTAGTAACAGCTTATCAGTGGAAATGGCGCTATGAGTATTTGGGTGATGAAGTTAGCTTCTTCTCAAACTTGTCGACACCGCGATCTCAGATTCGCAATGAAGAGGAAAAAGGCGAGAACTACCTCTTGGAAGTTGATGAACCGCTTATCGTTCCTGTTAACAAGAAAGTACGCTTCCTAGTCACGGCGGCAGATGTAATCCACAGCTGGTGGATTCCTGAACTAGCTGTTAAGCGTGATGCCATTCCAGGCTACACTAATGCTGCATGGACTTTCATCGAGGATGAAGGTGTCTACCGCGGGCAGTGTGCTGAGCTATGTGGTAAAGACCATGGCTTTATGCCAATTGAAGTGCATGCTGTGTCTGAAGAAAAGTACGCTGCATGGTTAGCTGATAAAAAGGCTAAAGTTGCCGAAATTAAAGCGGCTTCTGAGAAAACATTCACCTTCGAAGAGCTTTATGCCCAGGGTGAAAAAGCTTACGCCACCAGCTGTGCTGCTTGTCATGGTACCCAAGGTGAAGGTCTTGTTGGCCCGGCAATCAAAGGCAGTGCTATTGCCACAGGTCCTGTTGCTAATCATTTAGACATTGTCATCAACGGTAGTGCTAATAACCCAATGATGGCCGCCTATGGCCCTCAATTAGATCCAGTGACACTGGCTTCTATCATCACTTTTCAACGTAATGCGTTTGGTAACAATATGGGCGACTCCGTTCAGCCAGTCGATATTGTGACATTCAAGCAAGGCCAATAG